A region of the Pseudodesulfovibrio sp. JC047 genome:
CATTGGATTGTTTTCACCATGCCCGAATCAAATGTCTCAGAGGGGTCCACCCAAGCTCGGACTCTATTTTGTCACAATTGATTGCATATCTAAAGTCATGCCCAGGACGATCCTTAACAAAAGTGATCAATCCCTCACGCGGATCGCCATCAACCGAGGAGCAGATTTCATCCAAGGACCCACAAACCATCTTTACGATGTCGAGGTTTACCTTTTCACATTTGCCACCGACATTGTATGTCTGGCCAGGGGTACCCCTCTCAAAAACGGCAGCAATGGCAGTACAATGATCAGCCACATACAGCCAATCGCGGATGTTTTGCCCATCACCGTAGACCGGCAGCAGCTTTCCAGCCAAGGCATTAATAAATACCAGCGGAATAAGCTTCTCAGGAAACTGTCGTGGGCCGTAATTGTTGGAACAATTGGTGATCAGGGTGGACAGGCCGTATGTGTGATGATATGAGCGCACGGAATGGTCGCTGGAAGCTTGGAGGCCGAGTACGGACTATTAGAGGCGTAGGGAGTTGCTTCTGTGAAAGGAGGAGCATCTAGGCCAAGTGTCCCAAAGACCTCGTCTGTTGAAACATATAGGAACCGGAGTTTTTCCTATGCCTCGCCCTCCAGAGTGTCCCAATACTTCATTGGACTCATCAAGCAGCTTAAACGTCCCTTCCACATTGGTCTCCACAAATAATTCAGGCCCGACAATCGAACGGTCAACATGGCTTTCCGCAGCAAAGTTTACAATGACATAGGCCCGTGTTCTACTAAAAGCTTTCTACCAACTCCCGGTCACCGATATCCCCGCACACGAAAACATGGTCCGGATCATCCTTAAGTCCATCAAGGTTGTCCATATTTACCGCATATGTGAACAAGTCAAGATTGACAACCCACAACTCCTGCTTGCGCAGTCCGTGAACTAAATTTGACCCAATAACCCCGACCCCACCGGTTACAAGAATAAGTTTGCATATAGTACAAATCCCAAACTGTTTGACAAATAGTCAAGACCAATTTAAAATTTTATACTAACTTATCGTCAAACCAATACTCCAAAACAAAAATGAAATCTATCAAAAAAATTGGTGTTCGGTTTAGTTTGACAACCTACAGCAGCCCCAAAAAGGAAACAAATGTCCACCAACATATCAACCTTCGTCCTAATCCTGAATTACAATGGGCTCAAATTCAATAAATTCTGCATAGATAGCATCCTTAAGCAGGATGTGAAAAATATAAAAATTCTGTTTCTTGATAACGGATCCAAGGACGGCTCACTTGAGGCGTGCAAGCGTGATTTTGGAAACTCGGTGACGTATATCGACAACAAGAAAAACCTCTACTTTGCAGCTGGGAACAACGTCGGCATCAAGTACGCACTGGATGCCAAGGCTGACTACATATTTGTTTTGAATAACGATACTATTTGTAGCGCAGATTGCATCCAAAAGCTGACTGATTTTATGGAGGCCAATCCCAAAACCGGCGCATGCCAGCCGTTATTGGTTGAAATGGACAATCCGGATCGAATTGCTTCTGCTGGGTGCATCGTGTCTTTAACTGGCAGAGCATGGGATGCGAAAATGGGTGAACAAGCATCAATGCTTCCCCTTTCGCCGATAAAGACTTTCGGAGTAACAGGAGGAGCGATGTTTCTCCGTGCCGAGGCTCTTCGACAGGTCGGAATGTTCGACGAATCTTACCAAATGTATTTTGAAGATGTGGAATTGTCCTTCCGACTCACCCTTGCCGGATACGATCTTCATGTCGTTCCGAACACCAGGGTGCGACACGTTGTTGCCGGAAGTTCTAGTAAGATCAGTACTCAGCGCATTTACTTCTGTGAGCGCAATGCCTATCGCTTGGTAGGCACATATTTTCCTAAAAAAATAAGGAGGCTTTCCCTGCTGATGAATCTTCTTTTTCTCGCTCCCGCAGCAATACTGCTGAACGTTTTACACAAAAAGCCAGACTGTAGCTTGGCTGTCTTCAAAGCAATGAAAGAGGGGTGCAAGCAACTCACATCCCTCCCTCCTCGCACGAACCCTCAAGCAGAGGCTTTGATTACTTCTGCCATCGAAACAAAGACCATCGTTCCGCCGATCAGAAAATCAAGAAAAAGTTCGTGACACACCTGCACTCCCCTCTTTACAAAGGTCCTTTCAGAGATGATACCCAACCTTTCAATATTTTGTATTATCTATCAGCATTTATCCAAAGGCAGAGTACCCTAGGCAAACCCGGGGGCTTGAATTTGTGAGCCACTCAAAGTGGCTTTAAGAACCGCCTAAAGGCGGAATTTCAGTTGCTCTATCCGCTTGTCCTCGTGCCCTTGCTTGCGGATATATTCCCTTATCACCTTTTCGTCTCACCCCACTTTTGTGGCGTAATATCCACGCGCCCAAAAGCTTTGCCCTGCACCCCCTTTTGCCCGGCCTTGGACTTCTCTCGCTATGTGGATTTCTTCCCCTTTATGTAACCAACCACTTGGGACAGCATATTTGGACGGAATTGCAATATACATATGCACATGGTCGGCACACAGGTGCCCTTCCAATATTTTGCTTTCTCGTTGTTCTGCCAACTTATGGAACACATCGCCCAAGCAGTTTCTCAGTTTTCCAAACAACACCTTACGTCGATACTTAGGTGTCCAAACGATATGGTACTTGCAGTCCCATTTTGTCTGACATAGGCTTGAATTGCACTTCATTGAAGCCTCTCCCTTGCTCACTTTGAGCATCTCACAAGGGGGAGGCTTCATGCTACTCCCACATAAGTCAAACTTCTATAGCCGCCCCAGCAGAGCTGGGGGGTAATCCCCCCGAAAAAAAGTAGTTCTGAAAAGTAGAATTTTCTCGTAATCAAAACGCAGGAGATTTTACATGAAGAAGTCCCGTTATTCCGACAGTCAAATTTTGAGTATTTTGAAGCAGGCCGAAAACGGCGTGCCCGTGGTTGAGCTTTGCCGTGAACACGGTATGAGTAGCGCTACCTTCTATAAATGGCGTTCCAAATATGGCGGCATGGACGCTTCTCTGATGGCTCGCATGAAGGAGCTGGAGAAGGAAAACCGACTTCTCAAGCGCATGTATGCCGAAGAAAAGATGAACGCCGAAGTCGTTGCAGAGGCACTTGCAAAAAACTGGTAAGGCCATCTCGTCGCCGCGAGATGGCCAAAAAAGCCGTGAAAAGGAAACGGTTAAATATTCGGCAGTCCTGTAAAGCTTTCGACATTAGCCAGACATGCTACAGGTACGAACCAAAATTGTCGGCCGAGAATGAACGTGTGGCGGATTGGCTTATTCGTCTGACCACCAATCAGCGCAACTGGGGATTCGGACTATGTTTTCTATACCTGCGTAACGTCAAAAAGTTTGGCTGGAATCACAAACGCGTGTACCGGATTTATTGCGAACTGGAATTAAACATGAGAATCAAGCCTAAAAAACGTCTAGTACGCGAGAAGCCTGAACCGCTCGCCCAACCTAAGGCGATCAACCAAGCGTGGTCTATGGATTTCATGCACGACCAGTTGCGGGATGGCCGCAGCTATCGATTGTTCAATGTGATTGACGACTTTAACCGGGAAGGCTTGGGCATCGAAATGGACTTTTCATTGCCAGCTGATCGGGTGATCCGCTCCTTGGAACAAATCATTGAATGGCGTGGTATGCCACAGGCAATTCGTTGCGACAATGGTCCTAAATATATTAGCCATCGGCTTCAGGTTTGGGCGAAGAAAAAGGATATCCGGTTTGATTACATCCAGCCAGGCAAGCCACAGCAAAATGCATATGTTGAACGATTTAATCGGACTGTGCGTTATGACTGGCTCAACCAATATTTGTTTAAAAGCATACAAGAGGTTCAGGAGCATGCCACCAAGTGGCTTTGGACATACAACAATGAACGACCGCATCTTGCCCTTGGGGGGATCCCCCCAAGGGCAAGACTGACCGAGGTAGCGTAGTCTCTACTTTTCAGACTGACTAGAAAGGGGAGGATTACCTTAACAGTTCGAAATCATTTCCTTTTGAATTGCTGATCATCCCAACCTCCTTCAATTGAATCACAGATGAAGGGAAAAAGTCATAGTACCCCCGGCAAAGCCGGTGGCTTGAGTTTGTGAGCCACTCAAAGTGGCTTTAAGAACCGCCTAAAGGCGGAATTTCAGTTGTTCTATCCGCTTGTCCTCGTGCTCTTGCTTGCGGATGTATTCCCTTATCACTTTTTCGTCTCGACCGACTGTCGTTACATAGTAACCACGCGCCCAGAAGCTCTGCCCTGCAAATCCTTTTGCCCGACCTTGGACTTCTCGTGCTATGTGGATTGCACTCTTACCTTTTATATAACCAACCACCTGGGACACAGCGTACTTAGGCGGAATTGCAATATACATGTGCACGTGATCGACACATAGATGCCCTTCCAGTATTTTGCTTTCTCGTTGTGCTGCCAACTTATGGAACACATCACCCAAGTAGTTTCTCAGCTTTCCAAACAGCACTTTACGCCGATACTTAGGTATCCAGACGATATGGTACTTGCAGTCCCATTTTGTATGACATAGGCTTGAATTGCACTTCATTGAAGCCTCTCCCTTGCTCACTTTGAGCAGCTCACAAGGGGGGAGGCTTCATGCTACTCCCGCATAAGTCAAACTTCTATGGCCGCCCCAGCAGAGCTGGGGGGTCTCTCATTGGGACTAGTCGATAAGGGGGCTAGTGGTCTGATGGGAAGTATAGGTTACGAGGCCAGCACCAATGATGTCGTGTGGGGAACCAACAAAGTTTATGCCCGCATTCATCAGCTGGGCGGCGAAACCGGACGCGGCCACGCTGTCACGCTCCCCGAACGCCCATACATAGGCATTTCCGAAGACGACATTGACGAAGCCCGCGCCATCCTCGCCGATCATCTTGTGGGTGTGCTCGGAGGTTCAAAATGAGATCAATTGCCACCGATATCATTACCGCCGCAGCCGTGGCCGCTGGCCTGCCCGAATCGAACGTCATGATCGAACCGGAAAAGGACGGCGTGACGCTCCCGAAACGGCGTGTAGAAATTTCCTATCTGACAGAACAATACCGCCGCACCGGACGGCCTGTTCGTAAGAGTCCCACTCCCGGCAAGGAAGCCACACACCGTACCCTTGCCCGTGAAAAACATGCCGTGCGTCTGCCTGTACGCGCCGCGATCCGCGCCGACGACGAAGCGTGGCTCAAAGAATTTTCCCGCTGTTTTGTCGCGGCCTTGCCCAAGCGCATGACCGATAAAAACGGCAACACGGTCACGGTGGCCGTGGAAAAAGCCGAATACGGCGGCTTCACGAAAAAGGCCGTGGAGGTGTTCAAGAAACGGTCAAAGACCTTTCACATTACCTTCACCGGCATGACCACCATTGAAAACGAGATCCCGCTCATCAAGAGCGTGGACATTATCCCCAGTTATAGGGAGGCAGGAAATGAGCAAGAACACGATTAAGGCCCCGCTGATGCCCGTTGAGACATTGGCTGACACTGCGAAACTTCCATCGTGGGAGCTTGCCGCACTTCGTCAGGCAACCGACTGGGCAGACGGCAAGCAGGTCACCCAGAGCGAATTCGACACCGCGTTGAACCGTTTGCGTACCCGCCCCCAGGGCGGCGGCACCATATAGGGGGACGCCATGAATGATGTCATTGAATATCTGGTCGACGGAACCAGCGGCCTCGCCCCCGGCAGCGTCTCCGGCACCGCGCTCATCGCCGGTGTCTGCTCCAAAGGCGAAATCGGCAAGGGCTACCTACTCGGCAAGCGCAGCGACCTGAACGGCCTGCTCGGTGTCGGTCCTCTTGTGGATCGTCTCCGCGACATATTCGCCACCGGCGGACAGGAACCCGTGGTTATCGCCGTGCCGATCGAAGGTATGCCCGGAGGCTACATCGGCAACGTCAAACACACAGGCACCGGCCCGGACGCACTGACAAGCGGCCTCGGCAGTACCAATGCGGACGCCATGGTCCAGATCGTGGTTGCCGGTCAACTCGGAACCGCCACATACAAACTGTCGCTGGATGGCGGCAAGACATGGAAAAACGCCACGGCCACTCCCGCCAACGGGCAGATCGCACTCGGCGAATCCGGTGCCTATCTGGTTCTGGACGATGGCGCACACGTCAAAGACGACACCTATGCCGTCATTATTCGCGGCCCCATCGGTCCAGTGGAAAAGATCGGCAATGGTCCCGACCTGACCGTCACCGGCACAGTCAAAGCCGGAACCGAACTCTGCCTACTGGTCACCAGCGCGGGAGGCCGCAACACCAGCACCTATCAACTCTCTGAGGACGGCGGCGACAACTGGGGTTCCATCCGCACCATTCCGGTGGACGGCACGATCCCGGTCCTTTCCACCGGCGTGACCATCACCATGCCGGATGAAGCCTTGAACCTCGGCACCGAATACCAGTGCCGACTCAACGCGCCCACTCCCTCCATCACGACAGTCATGACCGCATTGGAAAAACCGCTATCTCTGTATGACATGGAATTTGTCTACATTGTCGGGCCGAGCGATTCCGTGGACTGGGCAGCCTGTGGAGCCAAGGCGGACGAACTCTGGAACCTACACCGGCCCACCTACTTCAAAACCGAATTCCGTCTGCCACATGACGGCGAAGACCTGAACGACTGGGTGGCCGCATGGCTGGCCGAACGTGCCAAGTATGCAAACCGTTTCGTGCAGAACATCGTCGCCTTTGGAGAGGTATCGGACACCACTGGTCAGCGCAGGGAACGCAACTGGGGCGGCTTACAGGTCGGACGTGTGCTGTCCATCCCCGTACACCGTGCAACCGGACGCGTTCTGGATGGCGGCATCAGTCAGGGCGTTCTGCCCGAAGGCTGGACCGAAGGGCATCAGTTTGCCTTGGAAAAGGCCGGGGCCTGCACGGCCAAGACCTACGCGGGGTTGAAATCTCCCTATTGGGGTGATTCCCGTACTCTGGCCGATGCAACCAGCGACTTCCAATATGAGGAAGTCGTGCGAGTCACCTTCAAGGCGGTTCGTCTTGCCCGTATCGCGGCCCTCAAAGGATTGTACAACGAAGCAGGCGATCCGGCGGCTGAAGGCGGCGCATCTGGTCTTGAATACCTCAAAGGCAGCATTGAAAATGCCTTGGATACCATGACCAAGGCCAAGCCCAAGGAAATGGTGGATTACATCATCACCATCCCGCCGGGGCAGGATATCGCCAACAACGGCGTGGCCGTGGAACAGGAGCTGATCGGCATTCCCATCATCCGCAAGATCAAGCTCTTCACGAGCTACACCTATGCCGGGTCCAAATTCGACCCGCGAATCAAAGAGGTGGCATAATGTCAGTCAACGGTGTGCTGTATGACTGGGAGAGCGTCGAAGTGCAGCTGCCCGGAGGCACTGCGGTCGGCATCACTTCCATCAGCTACAGCGATGAACGCGGCGTGGAACCGCGATACGGCAAGGGCAATACGCCGCGCGGCTATGGTCGAAAGAACTACAAGGCCAGCGGCAACATGGAGCTGGACCGTGACGAATTCGAGACGCTGAAAAAGGCTCTCGGCGGTTCCGTCTACAAAGGCGAGCCGTTCCAGATCGTAACCAGTTACGGCGATGAAGGCCTGCCTACAATTACGGACTCGCTCCCGGCGGTCAAGATTACCAAACAGGACTCCGGCGCAAGCCAGGACGACGACAACGCTGGCAAGGTCAAGTGCGACTTCGCCATTCTCGCCCCCATCAAATGGGGCGGCACTCCGGCTCTGTAAACCGGACACCCAACTTGAGAAAAAGGACCACTCATGGACAAGCCAGAAAAGGACACCCAATACGTGGAGCTGAAGCACGAATTCTTTGACCGTTTCGAGGACAAGGACGTAAACTTCAAATTCCACTTCAAACGGCCCGGTACACCGCAGGTCAACCGCGTGCAGAAAACCGCACTCAAAAACGCGGGACAGGCCTTCCGCAATCTGATCATGGAAACCATCAAGCCCGACGAAAAGAGCGACTTGAAAACCGCTTTGGACGATTACCCCGGCCTCGCCTCCACGTTCGGCGGCGCACTTATGGCCTCCTGCGGATTTGGTGACCTGGGAAACTGATCCAGCGCAACCTGCAAAGAATAGACGGGGACGGTATGACTCAATTCGCCGTGCTGATAAAGCACTGGCTCCATGAGTCGCCGTCCCCGTCTGTTGAGGTCTTTGCCCAGCAGGCTGCGCAAGCCATTTGGTTGGAGAAGCGGTATGGGAAGAAGGAGTAGAGTTACATATTATTTTCCTTGGAATACTGCCATAAATTTCGGTCTACTGTACGCATATCAAAATTGTTATGTTGCGTTAATCCTATTGAGATATCCCCCAATTTTGCCGGGGGGGGGCACGGCTTAGGTTAATTATGAAGAAACAGGGTATTGCGTCCCCTAATTCTCGGCTTACCCCATACTAGATTTCACGCTTTATATGAGAAAACAACTGGCTTCATGCGGTATCCCTTCTATTTTGAGAATAATTGACAAATATATACACAAGTATGATAGACAAAACTGTTGGTAACAAATATAAGCTGATGGATTATATTGAGGTATCTTTGTTAACACCTCTCTACTGGTAAAGAATTCTATTTGGGATTTAAATGAAGGACTAGCTATGCTTCGATCTATCGAATTGGACAGCTTCAAGGCATTTGGGACGGCAACCTCAATTCCTCTTGCCCCAATTACGCTTCTTTATGGTCAGAACAGTTCTGGGAAGAGTTCCATTTTACAGTCATTAAATATGCTGAAACAGACTAGAGAAAGTCGCGACTCAGGGGCTGTTCTTCTTCCAAGAAGTAAAAATGGAGTAGTTGATCTTGGTAGTTTTCAAGAATTAGTTTTTGATCATGATTTAGATCGCAGCTTTTCAATTAAACTCGAATATGATTGGGAGAAGCCCATATATCACCCCATACGTCGAGTTATAAAAAACATTGGTGAAAAATCATCCGTTAAAATTACATTCAGTCGCCCGACCCAGGAGGATGAGGTTTCAATTTCCTCAATTGATTTCTACACAGGAGATGGAAAGATCTTTGCTTCCTTCGAACCAGCTGAAGCGACGAAAGAAATGAAAAGGGATCTTATTCCGTATAGAATGGAGAGGCGCATTCCTCTTGCTGCTATAACCGTAGCGAAATGTAGTTACCTAACTCGCGATGCGATGTTGTGGGAGTCCGGGTTCGAGTTCTCACAGAACAATAAAGAAAACATAATCGACGCACTACAAAATTCACTGAATAGACAAGACTACAAAAACAATGAGCAACATAGCCTTCTTACAGATGATCTTTACGAAACAACTAAAGATGAACTTTCACAACTGAGGAAGGCCCTCCGTTTTTATCAAAGTAATTTTTCATTAGAAGATTACATCGAACGGATGCATTTCTTTGAATCAAAAAGTTTTATTGGCCTTGATGGCTTTATTCCCTTCGGTGCGCCCACAAATAGTTGGAGTGCCCCTGAAATCAGATACTTCAAAAGCATTCGAGGAGAGAGCCTTACGTTAAACGTTGGGAGAATTGCCACATTCTCTGGGCGAGTGTTGGATTCAACTTTAGAACGAGTTTTCCCTCTTGGTCCTTTTAGGCGTCCTCCTGAACGATGGTATCTATTTACTGGCTCAAACCCTCGAGATGTCGGCTACCGTGGCGATTTGATGCCTGATCTTCTTTTTCGAAAGCCGAAAGTACTTAGAGAAACCAACGAATGGCTTAAGCGTTTAGATATTGGGTATAAAATAAAAATTGTCCCTCTCGCAAAACGAGTGAGCGATCTTTTCGAAGTGCGACTCGTAGACACAAGGCGTAGTAAAGAGGTGGAAGTATGCTTATCCGATGTTGGATTTGGGATTAGTCAGTTGCTTCCATTTGTTGTTCAAAGTCTTGCCGCGAATAATCAAGTCATTACGATTGAGCAACCTGAAGTTCATATCCATCCAAGGCTTCAGGCCGACTTAGGTGACTTACTTGTCGAAGCAATATCATCTCGGAGAGATAACCAGTTCATAATTGAAACCCACAGTGAGCATTTAGTATTGAGGATACAAAAGTTAATTAGGAATAAGCAATTGACGCCAAACCAAGTCTCTGTTTTGGCTGTCCATAGAGGAAAAGAAGGTTCCGAAGTTCGAAAGCTGCGACTGGATGAACAAGGAGACTTCATAGATGAATGGCCTGGCGGATTTTTCCCTGAACGTTTAAACGAGTTACTGTAGGTTCCCCATGTTGATATCTACAGTACTTGAACCCAGTATTTTCCATCTAGATTTTATCAAACAAGACTCAAATGCTTTGGAAGCATTCAATTTAATAAGAGGTGTTCACACGAATGGATTAATCTTGGTTGAAGAAAAAGGGGGTCTGCTGGCTACTATCAAAAAAAATCTTCAAGAACTTCCTACTAAATATGGGCAAAAATTGACGATACTTTTTGAAGAAATTCTTAAGAAACCCAAAAGGATTCTTCACGTTCGTATTGATAATCCAGAAGAAAAAAAAGTAGATAAAATCTTAGCTGGTCTTAATAATCAGTATAACCCGGATGCGGCTATCGTTTGCAATGTGGGAGAGGAATGTTACCTTAACTGTTCAAAAAAAAACTACATTTGTTTGTCCGAATATACTTACAGTGGGACCGAGACTCTACGCTATAAATATGCCCAAGGGTTACCTCCGATCGATCAAATTGATGATGATGAATTTACTGAAGCCATCACTAGAACGGTGAAGTATGCTACTTGGATACGTTTTTATGATAAGCAGATTGGGCAGGGTGGAAATCTTAAAGGGTGGTTTGACACACTCGATTTAATTTTGGATATTTGGAAAAATGAAGGTTGTTTTTATGGCAACCCGAATGCTTTTATTCAAATAATTACAACAGAAAAGCATGGATTAGATAAGGCAGGAAGTGATCAAATCAGAACAAATTATGTTAAAGATAATTTTGTTGTAGCCAAAAAGGTTCATAACAATCTTATTGCTCCTCTAAGCCGAAAGTATAATAAGGTCTCTTTAATAGTAAAAAAATTTGATTCAAGAAATATCTTTCATCCAAGACACTTGCAAACACAAAATGCAATAGTTCAATCAGACAGAGGCTTTGATCTTATCAAGGAAGATAAAACTCGAAAGCGATCCATCATGAAACTTGATTATCCTGCAAGTTTACACCTTCAGGAGTGTAGAGGATTGCCAGATGCAGAATGGTGGGCAAAATTGCAAAACTACTCTGCTAAAGATTGGGATAAAGTTAATCCTGAAATTGTATAATATATTGCTCTTTTTAGTGTTTATAAAGGTGTCTCTGAGTTAAGAGCTTAAAATAAGCTCTTTTTTGTCTAGGATTTACAGCCCACTACATCCTCCTTGCGAGGTCATTTTAAAATACAACTTCCACCTAAACAAGAAATCAAAATTCAGGGGGAAGCGCGCTAATAATATCACCCACAGCTCCCACAGATTCCTGAACTAAAGTTTCCATGCGGCTATTCTGGCTCCATGGAAATTTTCAGCGTCATGGCATCCATGTCACTCATCGACATGATCACGGCACCGCTTAGAAGCATCGGTGCGCAGATGAATGTCACCAACAAGGCAGCGGCATCGCTTAGTAGCGGTGCTCTTGCGTTGGCGAAGTCGCTGTTGCCCATTGCGCTTGCCGCCGGGATTTTGCTTGCGGCCCTTGCGCCGTGTGTCTCCACGGCTGCCGACTTTGAGGCGGCCATGGCGAACGTGGGCGCGGTGTCCCGTGCCACACCAGTTGAGATGCGTGAGCTTTCCGGCGCGGCCCGAGAGCTGGGAGCGACCACCGCCTGGTCAGCCATGCAGGTGGCCGAGGGGCAGAAGTACCTCGCCATGGCCGGTTTCTCTGTCCGTGAAAATATAGCCGCGCTGCCTGCCGTGTTGAACATGGCAAGCGCAGGGACCACCGAGCTGGGCCGCGCCGCCGACATTTCTTCCGATATCCTTTCCGCCTTCAATATGGAGGCAGCACAAATGCCACGTGTCGCGGACACGTTGACCGCCGCATTCACGACCTCGAATACCTCGCTTGAATTACTCGGCGAAACCATGAAATACGTGGCTCCTGTCGCAGAAAAGGCCGGGGTGTCCCTTGAAGGGACCGCCGCCATGGCCGGGTTACTCGGTAACGTGGGCATCAAGGGATCACAGGCCGGTACCGCGCTCCGGGCCATGCTCAACGGGCTGGCCGCGCCGTCTTCCGAGGCAGCGAAATCCATTGCCGCGCTCGGCATTACCACCACGGATGCCATGGGCAACCTGCGCAATCCCATCACCATTCTCGGCGATATGGCAAAGGCCACCGAATCCATGGGCAGCGCACAGAAAATGGCCTTCACAAAAACCGTTTTCGGCACCGAGGCCATGAGCGCGGTGCTGGCCCTGTTCGATCAAGCCGGAGCGGGTGGCATCACCGAATATGCCAAGCAACTTTCTGCCGCCGGAACCGCTGCCGAAGTCGCCGCCCGTCAAAACGACAATCTGGCCGGTGACCAAAAGGCCCTCGGCAGTGCTTTCGAGTCACTACAAATCACCATTGGTTCGCTTTTCCTGCCAGCCATGCGCGGATTGGCACACGCCACCACATGGGTGGTCCGTGGCCTTGACGTGCTGGCCGGAAGTCCTGTGGGCAAGTTCCTGCTGACAACCGCCGCCGTCCTCGGTGTGACGGTCATTGCAGTGACCCTTATGTCGGGAGCAGTGTGGGCCGGAACCGCTGCATGGGCGGCCTTCAATCTCGTGATTCTCGCCAATCCCATCGGCATCATCGTCCTTGCGATCGTCGGACTCGTGACCGCGCTCATCGCCCTGTACAACCACTGCGACACGGCCCGTGAACTCATGGACAACTTTGCCACCGGTGTTTCAATGGCGTGGAAAAACATCAAGGGCATAGCCTCGGCGATCGGGGACTTCTTCTCCATCCTTTCCGGCGTGGGCGTCATGGGTGTATTCGCTTATTATTTCACTGATATTTACAACGCTGCCGGTGATCTTTGGGACCGACTGACATCCCTGTTCGATTTCGACCTGACCGAATCCGGGCGCAAACTTTTCATGACGCTGGCCAACGGTATCAAATCCGTCATCACCGCGCCGTATGATCTGGTCAAGGCGGGATTGTCCAAGGTCCGACAGCTCCTTCCGTTTTCCGATGCACACGAAGGGCCGCTTTCCGCGCTGACTCTTTCCGGCACCAGGATCATGGACACCCTCGGCTCCGGCATCCGTGCCGCTGCCCCGAATCTGCACGCCACCGCATCCACAGCCTTGGCAGGCGTGGCCGTGGCCGCGAATCTTGCGGTCGCGCCGCCTGCCCCTTCCTCCCCTCCGACTCTGGCCCCGATTCCGGCGCACGCCACCGCGCCGGATCGGGCCACGACCCGGCAGGCTGGCAACACCATCACCATCCAGCACCTCACTGTGCAACTGCCTGACGTGCAGGAC
Encoded here:
- a CDS encoding GDP-mannose 4,6-dehydratase, producing the protein MRSYHHTYGLSTLITNCSNNYGPRQFPEKLIPLVFINALAGKLLPVYGDGQNIRDWLYVADHCTAIAAVFERGTPGQTYNVGGKCEKVNLDIVKMVCGSLDEICSSVDGDPREGLITFVKDRPGHDFRYAINCDKIESELGWTPLRHLIRAW
- a CDS encoding glycosyltransferase family 2 protein; its protein translation is MSTNISTFVLILNYNGLKFNKFCIDSILKQDVKNIKILFLDNGSKDGSLEACKRDFGNSVTYIDNKKNLYFAAGNNVGIKYALDAKADYIFVLNNDTICSADCIQKLTDFMEANPKTGACQPLLVEMDNPDRIASAGCIVSLTGRAWDAKMGEQASMLPLSPIKTFGVTGGAMFLRAEALRQVGMFDESYQMYFEDVELSFRLTLAGYDLHVVPNTRVRHVVAGSSSKISTQRIYFCERNAYRLVGTYFPKKIRRLSLLMNLLFLAPAAILLNVLHKKPDCSLAVFKAMKEGCKQLTSLPPRTNPQAEALITSAIETKTIVPPIRKSRKSS
- a CDS encoding IS3 family transposase (programmed frameshift); this encodes MKKSRYSDSQILSILKQAENGVPVVELCREHGMSSATFYKWRSKYGGMDASLMARMKELEKENRLLKRMYAEEKMNAEVVAEALGKKLVRPSRRREMAKKAVKRKRLNIRQSCKAFDISQTCYRYEPKLSAENERVADWLIRLTTNQRNWGFGLCFLYLRNVKKFGWNHKRVYRIYCELELNMRIKPKKRLVREKPEPLAQPKAINQAWSMDFMHDQLRDGRSYRLFNVIDDFNREGLGIEMDFSLPADRVIRSLEQIIEWRGMPQAIRCDNGPKYISHRLQVWAKKKDIRFDYIQPGKPQQNAYVERFNRTVRYDWLNQYLFKSIQEVQEHATKWLWTYNNERPHLALGGIPPRARLTEVA
- the tnpA gene encoding IS200/IS605 family transposase yields the protein MKCNSSLCHTKWDCKYHIVWIPKYRRKVLFGKLRNYLGDVFHKLAAQRESKILEGHLCVDHVHMYIAIPPKYAVSQVVGYIKGKSAIHIAREVQGRAKGFAGQSFWARGYYVTTVGRDEKVIREYIRKQEHEDKRIEQLKFRL
- a CDS encoding phage virion morphogenesis protein, whose product is MAAPAELGGLSLGLVDKGASGLMGSIGYEASTNDVVWGTNKVYARIHQLGGETGRGHAVTLPERPYIGISEDDIDEARAILADHLVGVLGGSK
- a CDS encoding DUF2586 domain-containing protein, which encodes MNDVIEYLVDGTSGLAPGSVSGTALIAGVCSKGEIGKGYLLGKRSDLNGLLGVGPLVDRLRDIFATGGQEPVVIAVPIEGMPGGYIGNVKHTGTGPDALTSGLGSTNADAMVQIVVAGQLGTATYKLSLDGGKTWKNATATPANGQIALGESGAYLVLDDGAHVKDDTYAVIIRGPIGPVEKIGNGPDLTVTGTVKAGTELCLLVTSAGGRNTSTYQLSEDGGDNWGSIRTIPVDGTIPVLSTGVTITMPDEALNLGTEYQCRLNAPTPSITTVMTALEKPLSLYDMEFVYIVGPSDSVDWAACGAKADELWNLHRPTYFKTEFRLPHDGEDLNDWVAAWLAERAKYANRFVQNIVAFGEVSDTTGQRRERNWGGLQVGRVLSIPVHRATGRVLDGGISQGVLPEGWTEGHQFALEKAGACTAKTYAGLKSPYWGDSRTLADATSDFQYEEVVRVTFKAVRLARIAALKGLYNEAGDPAAEGGASGLEYLKGSIENALDTMTKAKPKEMVDYIITIPPGQDIANNGVAVEQELIGIPIIRKIKLFTSYTYAGSKFDPRIKEVA
- a CDS encoding AAA family ATPase — its product is MLRSIELDSFKAFGTATSIPLAPITLLYGQNSSGKSSILQSLNMLKQTRESRDSGAVLLPRSKNGVVDLGSFQELVFDHDLDRSFSIKLEYDWEKPIYHPIRRVIKNIGEKSSVKITFSRPTQEDEVSISSIDFYTGDGKIFASFEPAEATKEMKRDLIPYRMERRIPLAAITVAKCSYLTRDAMLWESGFEFSQNNKENIIDALQNSLNRQDYKNNEQHSLLTDDLYETTKDELSQLRKALRFYQSNFSLEDYIERMHFFESKSFIGLDGFIPFGAPTNSWSAPEIRYFKSIRGESLTLNVGRIATFSGRVLDSTLERVFPLGPFRRPPERWYLFTGSNPRDVGYRGDLMPDLLFRKPKVLRETNEWLKRLDIGYKIKIVPLAKRVSDLFEVRLVDTRRSKEVEVCLSDVGFGISQLLPFVVQSLAANNQVITIEQPEVHIHPRLQADLGDLLVEAISSRRDNQFIIETHSEHLVLRIQKLIRNKQLTPNQVSVLAVHRGKEGSEVRKLRLDEQGDFIDEWPGGFFPERLNELL